A single genomic interval of Sebastes umbrosus isolate fSebUmb1 chromosome 11, fSebUmb1.pri, whole genome shotgun sequence harbors:
- the LOC119496870 gene encoding IgGFc-binding protein-like, giving the protein MSPLLLLLLLLAAVYSEFTPPENSTGLKFTVAFPENIAHYHPVRPQNKVQITALYDDTEVNIKSSTYSSTNPILNEGESKEYISDTRLELWKTGVSDHSVQIISNKQITVHAIHLKHNSVQTALVLPTNKLGTEYLIPPVPKIQGTTLPADIVTPDVPERGPFKLIIINGDKENKVTVEGIETEEVSLKPNQIWVKEDKALRTVKANEPVAVLFGHTCAIQHNCTCGQLYAMLPPATEEKLKFYIPPILAKNIEGESFVLLSDKQSTKVKPFDPDSPLVEIAGTAIFYRPGLLLTLIPETDFAACYVVNSIPDTESSALIVVHQDLTDGVHVGSVPLENPDWQKLKGTEYVSTLVGLASDKSVIWHGSSKMAVYFVGTKGSASFGNPAAIISKSPDFRGCVLSPEVIKIGEVANGWRESLKYCKDQTMELISFPEAQLQRQVSKKIFQANDDSLKEVWIGMRRSSQSGEWYWLNTAPVNDTNWEDGEPGTVHDGQCAIMSLEKDKDFGWSDEDCCKAARPVCYTKPIFLPI; this is encoded by the exons ATGAgtcctctgctgctcctgttgctgctgctggctgcagtcTACTCAG AATTCACTCCACCAGAAAACAGCACTGGTCTGAAATTCACTGTTGCTTTTCCGGAGAACATCGCCCACTATCATCCTGTTCGGCCCCAAAACAAGGTCCAGATCACTGCCCTGTATGACGACACTGAGGTCAACATCAAATCGTCTACCTACAGTTCCACAAACCCGATACTGAACGAAGGAGAGTCTAAGGAGTACATATCTGATACAAGACTGGAGCTCTGGAAGACAGGAGTCTCTGACCATAGTGTCCAAATTATCAGCAACAAGCAGATCACCGTCCATGCCATCCATCTTAAACACAACAGTGTGCAGACTGCTCTGGTTTTACCCACTAACAAACTGGGCACAGAGTACCTCATCCCGCCGGTACCCAAGATCCAAGGAACCACTCTCCCTGCGGACATAGTCACACCAGATGTACCTGAACGAGGTCCATTCAAACTCATTATCATCAACGGGGACAAAGAAAACAAGGTAACTGTTGAAGGTATCGAGACCGAAGAAGTTTCTCTTAAGCCCAACCAGATCTGGGTAAAAGAAGATAAGGCATTGCGAACTGTCAAAGCCAACGAGCCGGTGGCAGTCCTCTTCGGTCACACTTGCGCCATCCAGCACAACTGCACTTGTGGGCAGCTGTACGCCATGCTGCCGCCAGCCACAGAAGAGAAGCTGAAGTTCTACATCCCTCCTATTCTGGCCAAGAATATTGAAGGTGAATCATTTGTACTTCTGTCAGACAAACAATCCACCAAAGTAAAGCCCTTCGACCCGGACTCTCCGCTGGTCGAGATCGCTGGCACAGCCATCTTCTATCGTCCGGGCTTACTCCTCACTCTGATCCCAGAGACGGACTTCGCCGCGTGTTACGTCGTCAACTCCATCCCAGACACGGAGAGCTCCGCCTTGATCGTGGTCCACCAGGATCTCACTGATGGTGTTCATGTTGGAAGTGTTCCTTTGGAGAATCCAGATTGGCAGAAGCTGAAAGGGACAGAGTATGTCTCAACACTCGTTGGACTGGCGTCGGACAAGAGCGTCATCTGGCACGGTTCCTCCAAAATGGCCGTCTACTTTGTGGGAACAAAGGGAAGTGCTTCATTTGGGAACCCGGCGGCCATCATCAGTAAAAGCCCAG ATTTCAGGGGTTGCGTCTTGTCTCCAGAGGTCATAAAAATCGGAGAAGTTGCAAACGGCTGGCGAGAATCCCTGAAGTACTGCAAAGATCAGACCATGGAGCTGATCAGCTTCCCCGAGGCCCAACTCCAGAGACAAGTCTCCAAAAAAATCTTCCAGGCCAACGATGACAGCCTGAAGGAGGTGTGGATCGGCATGCGTCGGAGCTCCCAGTCTGGGGAGTGGTACTGGCTCAACACGGCTCCGGTCAATGACACCAACTGGGAGGACGGGGAGCCCGGCACGGTGCACGATGGCCAGTGTGCCATCATGAGTCTGGAAAAGGACAAGGACTTTGGCTGGAGCGACGAGGACTGCTGTAAGGCCGCCCGTCCCGTCTGCTACACCAAGCCCATCTTCCTTCCCATTTAG
- the si:dkey-11p23.7 gene encoding V-set and Ig domain-containing protein gives MNDTHTHTHTLFSSLIMDVRWICRTLSLLLPVLGAALGSGEDGWSMKVQSEVRAIESYPVVLPCTFSHPQHSQHSSLQVLWRLGHGQGAIVLYRCTSRPGTPTCEPGPQQDQRYRLEGNPREHDLSLRINSATLQDSGRYYCRVEVQGREHVSFEDKMGTRLRVEAPPKILAVSVEGSELSGFRALCRVQGSPLPDVQWLGPDDLLEGSLVSPLAQGSAAHYHTVSQLRDVEPGQQYTCSASNPLGKEQATLYVLPPQPPPYVSGASPPLLLLLSVSLGAKVVLLVGMGVWVVQAGALQSVSCWWK, from the exons atgaatgacacacacacacacacacacacactcttcagcAGTCTCATCATGGACGTCCGGTGGATCTGCAGAACTTTGAGTCTTCTGTTACCTGTTTTAGGag CAGCCCTCGGTTCCGGAGAGGACGGCTGGTCCATGAAGGTGCAGTCGGAGGTCCGAGCCATCGAGAGCTACCCAGTGGTGCTGCCATGCACCTTCAGCCACCCGCAGCACTCCCAGCATTCCTCCCTGCAGGTGCTGTGGCGTCTGGGCCACGGCCAGGGCGCCATTGTCCTGTACCGCTGCACCAGCCGGCCCGGGACCCCCACCTGTGAACCGGGTCCCCAGCAGGACCAGCGCTACCGGCTGGAGGGCAACCCGAGGGAGCACGACCTGTCGCTGCGGATCAACAGTGCCACCCTGCAGGACAGCGGGCGCTACTACTGCCGAGTAGAGGTTCAGGGACGAGAACACGTCAGCTTCGAGGACAAGATGGGGACCAGATTGAGGGTGGAGG ctcctccaaagATCCTGGCTGTGTCGGTGGAGGGCAGTGAGCTGTCCGGGTTCAGAGCCCTGTGTCGGGTCCAGGGCTCGCCCCTCCCGGACGTCCAGTGGCTTGGCCCGGACGACCTGCTTGAGGGTTCTCTGGTCAGTCCGCTGGCTCAGGGCTCGGCGGCTCACTACCACACCGTCAGCCAGCTGAGAGACGTGGAGCCGGGCCAGCAGTACACCTGCAGCGCCTCCAACCCACTGGGCAAAGAGCAGGCCACCCTGTATGTCCTGCCCCCCCAACCACCGCCGTACGTGAGCGGGGCGTCgcctcctctcctgctcctcctgtctgtgtcttTGGGGGCAAAAGTCGTCCTCCTGGTGGGGATGGGGGTGTGGGTGGTGCAGGCTGGAGCTCTGCAGTCGGTCAGCTGCTGGTGGAAGTAA